From the Acidovorax sp. NCPPB 3576 genome, the window AGCGGCGTGACTTCTTCGAACTTGCGCCGGTAGAGCGCGCGGTTGTCGTCCACATGCTGCTCGTCGTTCCAGGCCGCGATGCTCGCGCCCTGCACGGCCGGGCCCATGGCGCTGCCATGGTAGGTGCGGTAGAGCAGGAAGGCCTGGATGAGCCGGGCGTCGCCCGCCACGAAGCCGCTGCGCAGGCCGGGTACGTTGCTGCGCTTGGACAGGCTGGTGAAGGCGACCAGGTTGCGGAAGTCGGCACGGCCGAGCCGGGCTGCAGCCTCCAGCCCGCCCAGCGGCGGCTCGTCCCGGAAATAGATCTCGCTGTAGCACTCGTCCGAAGCGATGACGAAGCCGTGGCGGTCGCTCAGCTCGAAGAGCTTTTTCCACTCCGCCAGCGGCATGACCGCGCCGGTGGGGTTGCCGGGAGAGCACACGAAGAGCAGTTGCGTGTTCTGCCACACGCTTTCGGGAACGCTGTCCCAGTCCACGGCGAAGTTGCGAGCCGGGTCGCTGGGAGCGTAGTAGGGCGTTGCGCCCGACAGCAGCGCTGCGCCTTCGTAGATTTGATAGAAGGGATTGGGGCAAACCACCGTTGCGCCCGCGCGCGTTGGGTCGATGATGGTCTGCGCGAAGGCGAACAGCGCCTCGCGCGATCCGTTGATGGGCAAGACCTGCGTGGCCGCATCCAGCGCCAGGCCATAGCGCCGCTGCATCCAGTCGGCGCAGGCCTGGCGAAGGCGCAGGTCGCCGGCCGTGGCGGGGTAGCTGGCCAGGCCCGACAGGCTTTGGGTGAGCGCTTCCTTGATGAAAGCGGGCGTGGGGTGGCGGGGTTCCCCCATGCCGAGGCTGATGGCGCGGTGCGACGCCGGGGGCGTGACCCCCGCGAAGAGCTGTCGCAGCCGCTCGAAGGGGTAGGGCTGCAGGTGGGAGAGCAGGGGATTCATGGGCCGCCATTATGGTGGATGGAGGGCGGCCTTCCGCCGGCTGCGCGCCCGCCCGCGGCGGTACTGGCGTGGTGGGACAAAGCGGATGGCTGCCGGCCGGCCCGAGCCGGATTCGTGGCAGGGTGCGGCTTTTTTGCGGCCGGGTGCGTGTCAATCGTGCGTAAGTCGCACCCTCTAGCATTTGCGCACTAAAAGCGCTTTGGGAGACATCGGAATGGGTTCATTTTCGCCAATGGGGCCGGGGGTGCGGCTGATGCGCCGCTTGGCTCTGCCCGCCAAGATGGCGCTGCTGTCCGTGAGCGCGCTGGCCTCCCTGCTGGCCGTGGCGCTGGCAACGGACGGGCGGTGGTGGTGGTTCGCCGCCGGAAGCGTGCTGGTGGCCTACCTGGCGGCTGCGATGCACCGTGGCATGGCGGACGACCTGGCGGTGCTGGCCCATGCCATGGACAGCGCGGCCCGCGGCGACCTGGGTGCGCGGCCGCGCATCGCGGGGCGGGACGAGATGGCCCGCCTGGGCGGCCTGCTGGAGCGCATGGTGCTCATGCTGTCCTCGATGGTGGCCGACATCCGCAGCAATGCCGCACTGGTGGCCCATGCCGGCGAAAGCCTGGCCTCCGACAACCGGGCCCTGGCCGAGCGCACCGAGCAGCAGGCGGCCAATCTGGAGCAGACCGCGGCCAGCGTCGAAGAGCTTTCGTCCGCCGTGCAGCAGAACGCCGAAACCGCCCGGTCGGCAGACCAGCAAGCTGCCCAGGTGCGCACGTCGGTCGATGCCGGCGCGCAGGCCATGGGCCGGGCGGTGCAGTCGGTCGAGGCCATCCAGCAGGGGGCCAGCCGCATGGCGGAGATCACCGCGGTGATCGACGGCATCGCCTTCCAGACCAACATCCTGGCGCTGAACGCAGCGGTGGAGGCAGCGCGCGCGGGCGAGCAGGGCCGGGGGTTCGCCGTGGTGGCGTCCGAGGTGCGCTCCCTGGCCGGCCGCTCGGGCGCGGCGGCGCGGGAGATCCGTGACCTCATCAGCGATTCGGTGCGGCAGGTGGAAACCAGCGCGCAGCTGATCCGCGCGGCGGGCTCGGGCATCGCCGAGATGGCGGGGGGCGTGCGCAGCGTGGCGGCCAACGTGAGCGAAATCTCGGCCTCCAGCGCCGAGCAGAGCACCGGCCTGAGCGAAATCAGCGCCGCCGTGCAGCAGCTCGACCAGATCACCCAGCGCAATGCCCAGATGGTGGGGCAGGCCGTGCACCAGGCCGAGGCGCTGGAACACCGCGCCTCCACCCTTTCGCGCGCGGTGATGTCGTTCCGCCTGCAGCAAGGCACGGCGGACGAGGCCAAGGCCCTGGTGGAGCGGGCCGCCGCCCTGGCGCGCACGGCACCGCAGGCCAGCCTGCTGCGAACGCTGACGGACGCGGCCCAGCCCTTCCATGACCGCGACATGTATGTGTTCGCGCTGCGCTCGGACGGCACCTACCTGGCCTTCGGCGGCAACCCGGCCAAGGTCGGGTCCCGGGTGCAGGACATTCCCGGCATCGACGGCGCCGCGCTGATGGCGTCCATCGCGGGTCAGGCCGAGCAGGGGCCGGGCTGGGTGGAGTACGACATCACCAATCCCGCCACCGGCCGGGTGCAGACCAAGATGTCTTTCGTGTGCAAAGCCGGGGACATCTACCTGGGCTGCGGCGTTTACAAGTCGCTCATCGCGTCGGCCTGACTGCTTGGCTGCCCGCAAGGGCGCGAGCCGCCCGCGTCAGCCCGCAGGGCCGGTGGAACGCCTGGCGCGGGCGCGCGCCATGGCCGCGGCGATGGCGGCCTGCTTGGCATCGCCGGGCGATGCAGAAGACACCGCCGAGCTTGCCTCGGCGCAGGCCCCTGCGGGGAGCAGCGCAGGCGGTGCAACCTCCGCCACCTGGGCTTCGCGAGCCAGCCGCTGAGTGCGGGCCACGTAGCGGTCACGCGCATGCCCCGCTTGCGCCGGGGACCAAGCCTCCCAGCCGGTCGCGCTGCCACTCGCGTTTTCAAGCACGATGCAATCGACCGGGCACACCGGAATGCACAGTTCGCAACCCGTGCAGTGGTCCTCGATCACCGTGTGCATCTGTTTGTTGGCGCCCAGGATGGCGTCGGTCGGGCAGGCCTTGAGGCACAGCGTGCAGCCGATGCACCAGGCCTCGTCGATGAACGCTACGGCGCGCGGCCCCTCGGTTCCATGGTCGGCCGACAGCGGCAGCACGGGCCGCTGCGTCAGGGCGGCCAGACGTTCCACGCCTTGCGCGCCGCCGGGGGGGCATTGGTTGATGCCGGCCTCGGCGGTGGCCACCGCCAAGGCATAGGCTGCGCAATCGGGGTAGCCGCAGCGGGTGCACTGCGTCTGCGGGAGCGCCGCGTCGATGCGCGCCGCGAGCGCGCGGACGGCATCCGCGGCGGGGGTCAAGCCTTGCGGGGCGCGCGCTTGCTGCGCGGCGCGCTGGCGGCTGTGGCCGCGGCCTTCAACCCGGCGGTTTCCGCCTGCACTGCCGCGGCAGCGCCGGTGCGGCGGCGCGGTGCGTCGTCGCTGGGCAGCGTCGTCGCGACCGCCTCTGCGGCATGCGCAGGCTCATGGGCCAGGATGAAGTCCCGCACCTGGGGATACACGAGATCGCGCCAGCGACGGCCGCTGAAGATGCCGTAGTGGCCTGCGCCCTTCACTTCATAGTGGCTGCGGTTCTTCTCGGCGATGCCGGTGCACAGGCTGTGCGCGGCCTCGGTCTGGCCGGAGCCCGAGATGTCGTCCAGTTCACCTTCGACGGTGAGCAGGGCGGTGGTGTGGATGTCCTGCGGGCGCACGCGCTCGGGCTGCCCCTCGGGGGCGCGAACATCCCAGGTGCCATGCACGAGGCTGTAGTCCTGGAAGACGGTCTTGATGGTCTCGAGGTAGTAGTCCGCATCCATGTCCAGCACGGCGTTGTATTCGTCGTAGAACTTGCGGTGGGCCTCGGCGCTGGCATCGTCGCCCTTGATGAGGTCCTTGAAGTAGTCGTAGTGGCTGGTGGCGTGGCGGTCGGGGTTCATCGCCACGAAGCCCGTGTGCTGCAGGAAACCGGGGTACACGCGCCTGCCCGCGCCGGGGAAGCTGTCGGGCACGCGGTAGATCACGTTGTTCTCGAACCATTCGTAGCTGCGGTTCGTGGCCAGGTTGTTCACCGCCGTGGGGGATTTGCGCGCGTCGATGGGGCCGCCCATCATGGTCATGGACAGCGGCGTGGTCTCGCCGCGGCTGGCCATGAGCGACACGGCAGCCAGCACCGGTACCGTGGGCTGACACACGCTCACCACGTGGCAGTTGCCGTAGCGCGACTGCAGGTGGCGGATGAACTCCTGCACGTAGTTCACATAGTCATCCAGATGGAAGGCACCGTCGGCCAGCGGCACGAGGCGGGCATTCTTCCAGTCGGTGATGTACACCTTGTGGCCCTGCAGCATGGTGCGCACGGTGTCGCGCAGCAGCGTGGCGTAGTGGCCGGACAGCGGCGCCACGATCAGTACGGCAGGCTGCTGCTTGATGTGCGTGAGCGTGGCAGGGTCGTCCGAGAAGCGCTTGAAGCGGCGCAGTTCGCAAAAAGGCTTGTCGATCTCCACGCGCTCGTGGATGGCGACATCGGTGCCCTTCACGCTGACGGTGTGGATGCCGAACACCGGCTTCTCGTAGTCCTTGCCCAGGCGGTACAGCAGGTCGTAGCCCGCGGACATGCGTTGGGCGAATACCGTCTGGCTGAAGGGCGACACGGGGTTGCTGTAGAGCTTGGAGGCGGTCTGGGCAAAGTCCGCGAACGGCTCCATGAGCGAACGCTGGGTTTCGTAGATGTTGTAAAGCATTTGGCGCGAAACTCCGGATATGTTGCAGTGCAATATAGCAGTACCACGCAACCCCTGTATGGCGTGAAAGTACTGACAACGAGTCACCTATGCGACAAATAGAAACAATTGCCGGGCCGTGAAAAGCCATTGAGACGCTATTAAATATATAGCAA encodes:
- a CDS encoding methyl-accepting chemotaxis protein; the protein is MGSFSPMGPGVRLMRRLALPAKMALLSVSALASLLAVALATDGRWWWFAAGSVLVAYLAAAMHRGMADDLAVLAHAMDSAARGDLGARPRIAGRDEMARLGGLLERMVLMLSSMVADIRSNAALVAHAGESLASDNRALAERTEQQAANLEQTAASVEELSSAVQQNAETARSADQQAAQVRTSVDAGAQAMGRAVQSVEAIQQGASRMAEITAVIDGIAFQTNILALNAAVEAARAGEQGRGFAVVASEVRSLAGRSGAAAREIRDLISDSVRQVETSAQLIRAAGSGIAEMAGGVRSVAANVSEISASSAEQSTGLSEISAAVQQLDQITQRNAQMVGQAVHQAEALEHRASTLSRAVMSFRLQQGTADEAKALVERAAALARTAPQASLLRTLTDAAQPFHDRDMYVFALRSDGTYLAFGGNPAKVGSRVQDIPGIDGAALMASIAGQAEQGPGWVEYDITNPATGRVQTKMSFVCKAGDIYLGCGVYKSLIASA
- the dapC gene encoding succinyldiaminopimelate transaminase produces the protein MNPLLSHLQPYPFERLRQLFAGVTPPASHRAISLGMGEPRHPTPAFIKEALTQSLSGLASYPATAGDLRLRQACADWMQRRYGLALDAATQVLPINGSREALFAFAQTIIDPTRAGATVVCPNPFYQIYEGAALLSGATPYYAPSDPARNFAVDWDSVPESVWQNTQLLFVCSPGNPTGAVMPLAEWKKLFELSDRHGFVIASDECYSEIYFRDEPPLGGLEAAARLGRADFRNLVAFTSLSKRSNVPGLRSGFVAGDARLIQAFLLYRTYHGSAMGPAVQGASIAAWNDEQHVDDNRALYRRKFEEVTPLLASVMDVALPDAGFYLWARVPDALGLTDAEFARELLAQYNVTVLPGSYLAREAGGVNPGAQRIRMALVAEAEECVEAARRIVQFIQSHP
- the rsxB gene encoding electron transport complex subunit RsxB translates to MTPAADAVRALAARIDAALPQTQCTRCGYPDCAAYALAVATAEAGINQCPPGGAQGVERLAALTQRPVLPLSADHGTEGPRAVAFIDEAWCIGCTLCLKACPTDAILGANKQMHTVIEDHCTGCELCIPVCPVDCIVLENASGSATGWEAWSPAQAGHARDRYVARTQRLAREAQVAEVAPPALLPAGACAEASSAVSSASPGDAKQAAIAAAMARARARRSTGPAG
- a CDS encoding polyhydroxyalkanoate depolymerase; translation: MLYNIYETQRSLMEPFADFAQTASKLYSNPVSPFSQTVFAQRMSAGYDLLYRLGKDYEKPVFGIHTVSVKGTDVAIHERVEIDKPFCELRRFKRFSDDPATLTHIKQQPAVLIVAPLSGHYATLLRDTVRTMLQGHKVYITDWKNARLVPLADGAFHLDDYVNYVQEFIRHLQSRYGNCHVVSVCQPTVPVLAAVSLMASRGETTPLSMTMMGGPIDARKSPTAVNNLATNRSYEWFENNVIYRVPDSFPGAGRRVYPGFLQHTGFVAMNPDRHATSHYDYFKDLIKGDDASAEAHRKFYDEYNAVLDMDADYYLETIKTVFQDYSLVHGTWDVRAPEGQPERVRPQDIHTTALLTVEGELDDISGSGQTEAAHSLCTGIAEKNRSHYEVKGAGHYGIFSGRRWRDLVYPQVRDFILAHEPAHAAEAVATTLPSDDAPRRRTGAAAAVQAETAGLKAAATAASAPRSKRAPRKA